In Sphingobium sp. B2D3C, a genomic segment contains:
- a CDS encoding polyhydroxyalkanoate depolymerase, which produces MLYSAYEIQRSFLASASAMATASVELLQNPANPFAYFGGGPMLASALDVFAHAAAPRGKPAFDLPTTEVDGQTVAVHEVIEARQVFGQLRHFVREGQEGRHPKLLIVAPMSGHFATLLRGTVARMLPGHDVYITDWRDARDVPLSDGSFDLDDYVDYLVGWLEHIGPGAHMLAVCQPSVPCLAAASLMSASKHPCRPRTLTMMGGPIDTREGPTAVNQLAQERPLSWFSQNVVTSVPFNYPGAGRKVYPGFMQLAGFMTMNLGNHLMSHWQMFRHLVQGDDESADATKKFYEEYRSVCDMTAEFYLQTVNEVFKKHSLPKGEFMHRGVRIDTAAITDVALLAVEGENDDISGIGQTRAALKISPNLPDEMKQYYLAETVGHYGIFNGSKWRNRIAPVVEAWIARHDDLPRG; this is translated from the coding sequence ATGCTCTATAGTGCCTATGAGATTCAGCGCAGCTTTCTGGCAAGCGCCAGTGCCATGGCGACCGCGAGCGTAGAACTGCTCCAAAATCCCGCAAATCCCTTCGCTTATTTCGGTGGCGGTCCGATGCTCGCCTCCGCGCTGGACGTATTCGCGCATGCCGCGGCGCCGCGCGGCAAGCCGGCCTTCGATCTGCCGACCACCGAGGTGGACGGGCAGACCGTAGCGGTGCACGAAGTCATCGAGGCGCGCCAGGTCTTCGGCCAGCTGCGTCATTTCGTGCGGGAAGGGCAGGAGGGGCGGCACCCCAAGCTGCTGATCGTCGCGCCGATGTCCGGCCATTTCGCGACGCTCCTGCGCGGCACCGTCGCCCGGATGCTGCCGGGGCATGACGTCTACATTACCGACTGGCGCGATGCCCGTGATGTGCCGCTTTCCGATGGGTCGTTCGATCTGGATGATTATGTCGATTATCTCGTCGGGTGGCTCGAGCATATCGGACCGGGCGCACATATGCTGGCGGTCTGCCAGCCGTCGGTGCCCTGTCTGGCGGCCGCGAGCCTCATGTCCGCCTCCAAGCATCCGTGCCGTCCGCGCACATTGACCATGATGGGCGGCCCGATCGACACCCGCGAGGGGCCGACGGCCGTCAATCAACTGGCCCAGGAGCGGCCGCTGAGCTGGTTCAGCCAGAATGTGGTAACCTCGGTTCCGTTCAATTATCCCGGTGCCGGGCGGAAGGTCTATCCCGGCTTCATGCAATTGGCCGGTTTCATGACCATGAACCTTGGCAACCACCTGATGAGCCACTGGCAGATGTTCCGCCACCTCGTTCAAGGAGATGACGAGAGCGCGGACGCGACCAAGAAATTCTACGAGGAATATCGCTCGGTCTGCGACATGACCGCCGAATTCTACCTGCAGACCGTCAATGAAGTCTTCAAGAAGCACAGCCTGCCCAAGGGCGAGTTCATGCATCGTGGCGTCCGCATCGACACGGCGGCGATCACGGATGTCGCGCTGCTCGCCGTCGAAGGCGAGAATGACGATATTTCGGGGATCGGCCAGACCAGGGCGGCACTCAAGATTTCCCCGAACCTGCCGGACGAGATGAAGCAATATTATCTCGCCGAAACGGTCGGCCATTACGGCATCTTCAATGGCTCGAAATGGCGCAATCGCATTGCGCCAGTGGTCGAGGCATGGATCGCCCGCCACGATGATCTACCGCGCGGCTGA
- the dgcA gene encoding N-acetyl-D-Glu racemase DgcA, translating into MIDIGLQQVAVERFAVRDAFTISRGAKTFVDVVMCVVTDGTFTGRGEGTPIYYHGETAEGCAAAIEALVQAQGGVPDRETLRTLMPPGAARNALDCALWDLEAARTGKPVWALAGLKAPQPVRTAYTISLDTPEKMAQAAADARARGFTLLKCKLTGDGDQARIEAVRQGAPDVDLIVDANESWADLDVQAQARALADLGVALIEQPLPAQADAALAGLALPVPICADESCQSLADLARLGTYQAINIKLDKAGGLTEALAMAHAARAAGKRIMVGCMLASSLGIAPAFLLAQFADWVDLDGALLLAHDREGAMKVANGYLSPGTLWGEAIITDAQRS; encoded by the coding sequence GTGATCGACATTGGCCTGCAGCAAGTCGCGGTCGAGCGCTTCGCCGTGCGCGACGCCTTCACCATCAGCCGTGGCGCCAAGACGTTTGTGGATGTGGTCATGTGCGTGGTCACGGATGGCACGTTCACCGGGCGGGGCGAGGGCACGCCGATCTATTATCATGGCGAGACGGCGGAAGGGTGTGCGGCGGCGATCGAGGCGCTCGTGCAGGCGCAGGGCGGCGTGCCGGACCGCGAGACGTTGCGCACCCTGATGCCACCGGGCGCCGCACGCAATGCGCTGGATTGCGCACTGTGGGATCTGGAGGCAGCGCGGACCGGCAAGCCGGTTTGGGCGCTGGCCGGACTGAAGGCGCCCCAGCCGGTCCGGACGGCCTATACGATCAGCCTCGATACGCCGGAGAAGATGGCGCAGGCGGCCGCAGACGCGCGGGCGCGGGGGTTCACGCTGCTCAAGTGCAAGCTCACCGGCGACGGCGATCAGGCCCGCATCGAAGCGGTGCGCCAAGGTGCGCCGGATGTCGACCTGATCGTGGATGCCAATGAGAGCTGGGCCGATCTGGACGTGCAGGCGCAAGCCCGTGCATTGGCCGATCTGGGCGTCGCATTGATCGAGCAGCCCTTGCCGGCACAGGCTGATGCGGCGCTGGCCGGGCTGGCTCTGCCGGTGCCGATCTGCGCGGACGAGAGCTGCCAGTCGCTGGCTGATCTGGCGCGGCTTGGGACCTATCAGGCAATCAACATCAAGCTCGACAAGGCCGGTGGACTCACCGAGGCGCTCGCCATGGCGCATGCGGCAAGGGCCGCGGGGAAGCGCATCATGGTCGGCTGCATGCTCGCAAGCTCGCTCGGCATTGCGCCTGCCTTTCTGCTTGCACAGTTCGCCGATTGGGTGGACCTCGATGGCGCCTTGCTGCTAGCTCATGATCGCGAGGGCGCCATGAAAGTCGCCAACGGATATCTTTCGCCCGGAACTTTATGGGGCGAGGCGATTATAACGGATGCTCAACGAAGTTGA
- a CDS encoding mechanosensitive ion channel family protein, with translation MTAAPTTTSSHANPLRSLEHAMTWLGENWIEVAIAVAIGIAIYFALGLLKRIVQRLLLRAAHSAPIMGVAASTVGKTGHLFMMLIAARLVVNYFPVPPALFNAINFLFIVVTAWQIAVWVRHMALGFIQMRSDPELGGSEALANASGLIKVLLSIAIFAVAAIVVLDNLGVNVTGLVAGLGIGGIAIGLAAQGIFSDLFASLSIIFDKPFKVGDAINFGTQTGVVERIGLKSTRLRVVTGERMIVSNAQLLNKEITSYTGLDRRRIKFAIGVIYQTPPAEAAKIPDLLREIVNAHGGDFVRSGFIGFGASSLDFELEFDVHSHDWDEVYMIRHAIGLDILGRFNDLGLEFAYPTQTTFTADPAGKMIMPYPVLHELPGALAPRSVGSADQATSE, from the coding sequence ATGACTGCTGCCCCGACGACAACTTCGTCCCACGCCAATCCCCTCCGCAGCCTCGAACATGCCATGACATGGCTGGGCGAGAACTGGATCGAGGTGGCGATCGCCGTGGCTATCGGCATCGCCATCTATTTTGCGCTGGGGCTGCTCAAGCGGATCGTGCAGCGCCTGCTGCTCAGGGCGGCGCACAGTGCGCCGATCATGGGCGTCGCGGCCAGTACCGTCGGGAAAACCGGGCATCTGTTCATGATGCTCATCGCGGCGCGCCTCGTCGTCAACTATTTCCCGGTGCCGCCGGCATTGTTCAATGCGATCAACTTCCTGTTCATCGTGGTGACGGCCTGGCAGATCGCGGTCTGGGTGCGCCACATGGCGCTCGGCTTCATCCAGATGCGCTCGGACCCGGAGCTGGGCGGCAGCGAGGCTTTGGCCAATGCCAGCGGCCTCATCAAAGTCCTCCTCTCCATCGCGATCTTTGCCGTGGCCGCCATCGTCGTGCTGGACAATCTCGGCGTCAATGTCACTGGTCTTGTCGCCGGTCTCGGTATCGGCGGCATTGCCATTGGTCTTGCCGCTCAGGGCATTTTCTCGGACCTGTTCGCGTCTCTCTCGATCATTTTCGACAAGCCCTTCAAGGTCGGCGATGCGATCAATTTCGGTACGCAGACGGGCGTTGTGGAACGCATCGGCCTCAAGTCCACGCGCCTGCGCGTGGTGACGGGCGAACGCATGATCGTCTCCAATGCGCAATTGCTGAACAAGGAGATCACGAGCTACACCGGTCTCGACCGGCGCCGGATCAAGTTCGCCATCGGCGTCATCTACCAGACCCCGCCGGCCGAAGCGGCGAAAATACCGGATCTGCTACGAGAGATCGTCAACGCGCATGGCGGCGACTTCGTGCGCTCGGGCTTCATTGGGTTCGGGGCGAGTTCACTGGACTTCGAGCTGGAGTTCGATGTGCACTCGCATGATTGGGATGAGGTTTACATGATCCGCCACGCGATCGGCCTCGATATTCTCGGCCGCTTCAACGATCTCGGGCTGGAATTTGCCTATCCCACGCAGACCACGTTTACCGCCGATCCGGCCGGCAAGATGATCATGCCCTACCCTGTTCTTCACGAACTGCCGGGCGCTCTGGCCCCGCGCAGCGTCGGCAGCGCCGATCAGGCCACGTCGGAATAA
- the ubiG gene encoding bifunctional 2-polyprenyl-6-hydroxyphenol methylase/3-demethylubiquinol 3-O-methyltransferase UbiG: MASEPHSSTIDPKEAAHFGAHAADWWDPNGSSAMLHKLGPVRLGFIRAAIDAHWGGSPQDLRPLAGKRVLDVGCGAGLVAEPLARMGGAVTAVDAAPENIAVARDHAAAMGLSIDYRNCGVETLADPQFDLITALEVIEHVTDPAMFLSAVARLLKPNGLLIISTPNRTPLSKLMVVTLAEGFGRIAKGTHDAARFITPEEMEALLSDRGLHLTATKGLMADPRYGFVLSDNLSVNYILSAAFSSHDIPQFASTPA, encoded by the coding sequence ATGGCAAGCGAACCGCACAGCAGCACCATCGACCCCAAAGAAGCCGCGCATTTCGGCGCGCACGCGGCCGATTGGTGGGACCCCAATGGCTCCAGCGCCATGCTCCACAAGCTGGGACCGGTGCGCCTTGGCTTCATCCGCGCCGCTATCGATGCGCACTGGGGTGGATCGCCTCAAGATCTGCGCCCGCTGGCCGGCAAGCGCGTTCTCGATGTCGGCTGCGGGGCCGGGCTGGTCGCCGAGCCGCTCGCCCGCATGGGCGGCGCCGTGACGGCCGTGGATGCGGCGCCGGAGAATATCGCCGTCGCCCGCGATCATGCCGCCGCAATGGGCCTGTCCATCGATTATCGCAATTGCGGGGTGGAGACGCTGGCCGATCCGCAATTCGACCTGATCACGGCGCTGGAAGTCATCGAGCATGTCACCGATCCTGCGATGTTTCTCTCCGCCGTCGCGCGGCTGCTCAAGCCGAATGGGCTGCTGATTATCTCGACGCCAAACCGGACGCCGCTCTCCAAGCTGATGGTGGTGACGCTGGCAGAGGGCTTCGGCCGCATCGCCAAGGGCACGCATGACGCAGCCCGCTTCATCACCCCGGAGGAAATGGAAGCGCTGCTGTCCGACCGTGGCCTGCACCTCACGGCGACCAAGGGACTGATGGCCGATCCGCGATATGGCTTCGTGCTCAGTGACAATCTGTCCGTGAACTACATCCTCTCTGCGGCGTTCTCATCGCACGACATCCCCCAATTTGCGAGCACGCCAGCCTGA
- a CDS encoding aspartate kinase, whose protein sequence is MARIVMKFGGTSMAGMERIRNVALRVKHEVGLGNEVAVVVSAMAGETDRLVNFCKEASPLYDPAEYDVVVAAGEQVTSGLLAMTLKALGVDARSWLGWQLPIRTSEAHSKARIDTVETEGLLAAMTAGQVAVIPGFQGQMESGRVSTLGRGGSDTSAVAVAAAVQADRCDIYTDVDGVYTTDPRIVSRARKLDKVTYEEMLELASVGSKVLQTRSVALAMKEKVRVQVLSSFDAPGDDPEPGTMIVSEAEIEESDMERQLITGIAHDKNEAKIIVTRVPDKPGAVASIFGPLADASINVDMIIQNDSKDNAETDVTFTVPRTDLARSVDILEKLQNEIGFRRIITDDQVAKISVVGVGMRSHAGVAATMFKTLAERGINIEAISTSEIKVSVLIDEDETELAVRVLHTAYGLDAEQAPA, encoded by the coding sequence ATGGCGCGTATTGTGATGAAATTTGGCGGCACGTCGATGGCCGGCATGGAGCGAATCCGCAACGTTGCGCTTCGGGTGAAGCATGAGGTTGGCCTGGGCAACGAGGTCGCCGTCGTCGTTTCCGCGATGGCCGGCGAGACCGATCGTCTGGTCAACTTTTGCAAGGAAGCCAGCCCGCTTTACGACCCCGCCGAATATGACGTGGTTGTCGCGGCAGGCGAGCAGGTGACGTCCGGGTTGCTGGCGATGACGCTCAAGGCGCTGGGCGTCGATGCGCGCAGCTGGCTGGGCTGGCAGTTGCCGATCCGCACGAGCGAGGCACATAGCAAGGCGCGGATCGACACGGTCGAGACCGAAGGCCTGCTGGCGGCGATGACCGCCGGGCAGGTCGCGGTCATTCCGGGCTTTCAGGGGCAGATGGAGAGCGGCCGGGTCTCGACCCTGGGTCGTGGCGGGTCTGATACCTCCGCCGTGGCGGTCGCGGCCGCTGTGCAGGCCGATCGGTGCGATATCTATACAGATGTCGATGGCGTCTACACGACCGATCCGCGCATCGTCAGCCGGGCCCGCAAGCTCGACAAGGTTACCTATGAGGAAATGCTGGAACTGGCCAGTGTCGGCTCGAAAGTGCTGCAGACGCGGTCCGTCGCGCTGGCGATGAAGGAGAAGGTGCGCGTGCAGGTGCTCTCCTCCTTCGACGCGCCAGGGGACGATCCCGAACCCGGCACGATGATCGTCAGCGAAGCAGAAATTGAGGAAAGCGACATGGAACGGCAGCTCATCACCGGCATCGCTCATGACAAGAACGAAGCCAAGATCATCGTCACGCGCGTGCCGGACAAGCCCGGTGCGGTTGCCAGCATCTTCGGCCCGCTGGCCGATGCGAGCATCAATGTCGACATGATCATCCAGAATGACAGCAAGGACAATGCCGAGACGGACGTGACCTTCACTGTCCCCCGCACCGATCTCGCGCGCAGCGTCGACATTCTGGAGAAGCTGCAGAACGAGATCGGCTTTCGTCGCATCATCACCGACGATCAGGTCGCCAAGATCAGCGTCGTGGGTGTTGGCATGCGCAGCCATGCCGGCGTCGCGGCGACCATGTTCAAGACGCTGGCCGAGCGCGGCATCAATATCGAGGCGATCTCCACCAGTGAGATCAAGGTCTCGGTGCTGATCGACGAGGACGAGACCGAACTGGCCGTTCGCGTGCTCCACACCGCCTATGGTCTCGATGCGGAGCAGGCGCCCGCTTGA
- a CDS encoding NAD(P)H-dependent flavin oxidoreductase, producing the protein MTDRLSSLMARGTAFLGSETAIICGAMSWVSERHLVSAVSNAGGFGLIACGAMTPDMLDTEIAATKAMTDKPFGVNLITMHPQLFDLIAVCARHSVTHIVLAGGLPPKGSIEAIKASGAKVICFAPALSLAKKLHRSGVDALVIEGMEAGGHIGPVATSVLAQEILPVMASELPVFVAGGIGHGEAIAAYLDMGAAGVQLGTRFACASESIAHANFKKAFFRASARDAIASVQIDSRLPVIPVRALRNAGTDAFTAKQREVAQLLDDRKVDMGEAQLQIEHYWAGALRRAVIDGDIENGSLMAGQSVGMVTKEEPVAEIITTLMDEARAALTRRVG; encoded by the coding sequence ATGACCGACCGTCTTTCTTCCCTCATGGCCCGCGGCACCGCATTTCTCGGCAGCGAGACCGCGATCATCTGTGGCGCAATGAGCTGGGTGTCCGAGCGGCATCTGGTGTCCGCTGTCAGCAATGCCGGCGGCTTCGGCCTGATCGCGTGCGGCGCGATGACCCCGGACATGCTCGATACCGAGATCGCCGCGACCAAGGCGATGACGGACAAGCCCTTTGGCGTGAACCTCATCACCATGCACCCGCAGCTGTTCGATTTGATCGCAGTCTGCGCACGCCATTCGGTGACGCATATCGTGCTGGCCGGCGGCCTGCCGCCCAAGGGCAGCATCGAGGCGATCAAGGCGAGCGGCGCTAAGGTGATCTGCTTCGCCCCAGCCTTGTCGCTGGCCAAGAAGCTGCACCGGTCGGGCGTCGATGCGCTGGTGATCGAGGGTATGGAAGCGGGCGGCCACATCGGCCCAGTCGCGACCAGCGTGCTCGCGCAGGAAATCCTGCCGGTCATGGCAAGCGAGCTGCCGGTCTTCGTTGCTGGCGGCATCGGCCATGGCGAGGCGATCGCTGCTTATCTCGACATGGGCGCGGCCGGCGTGCAGCTCGGCACCCGCTTTGCCTGCGCCAGCGAGAGCATCGCCCATGCTAACTTCAAGAAGGCGTTCTTCCGGGCTTCGGCGCGCGATGCCATTGCCAGCGTGCAGATCGATTCGCGGCTACCGGTGATCCCCGTGCGCGCCCTGCGCAACGCCGGAACTGACGCCTTCACCGCCAAGCAGCGTGAAGTCGCGCAACTGCTCGACGACCGCAAGGTCGACATGGGTGAGGCGCAGCTGCAGATCGAGCATTATTGGGCCGGTGCCCTGCGCCGGGCGGTGATCGATGGCGACATCGAAAATGGCTCGCTGATGGCTGGCCAGTCCGTGGGCATGGTGACGAAGGAAGAACCCGTCGCCGAGATCATCACGACCCTGATGGACGAGGCGCGGGCGGCGTTGACCCGCCGGGTCGGCTGA